In a genomic window of Corynebacterium lizhenjunii:
- a CDS encoding DNA methyltransferase, with translation MTKSLLFALPEILAQARQDADRAVELAAERTVELAAERTVERTTNSVAEGDEAEPPRSAHTSIVPGTIFWGDNLTALAQLIAAGQAGTVDCIYIDPPFNSGANYQATVTVRAAGKTVRIARPAYSDTWSDGSAGFMAMLAPRLILMHKLLAPTGTLLLHTDWHVGHYVRVLLDEVFGRNNFINEIIWRYGKMSLTTHRFPQNHDTIFAYGRSANAYFQPQAGADSEYRNRYAGWLRDERLYWADAKDSQDKLIARRARKLERELGRPLIDEDVLFDFRQEFKLQDDVFYDISIIKGNAAEKLGYDTQKPERLLERLLEATCPPGGLVADFFGGSGTTAAVAQRTGRRWITGDSGHSAVALMRQRLGVDATQVVELDTPATLPTGVLHARASVDADGNVQVELQSYVLDPAALGLDATNARRLEKVLATDPLALISSYSVQPVAATQPGSRQVRVSAVDVFGVRSNTLVDVPAKD, from the coding sequence ATGACTAAGTCCCTGCTATTTGCCCTGCCCGAAATTCTGGCGCAGGCCCGGCAGGACGCGGACCGGGCGGTAGAACTCGCGGCGGAGCGCACGGTGGAACTCGCGGCGGAGCGCACGGTGGAACGCACGACAAACAGCGTGGCAGAAGGCGATGAAGCGGAGCCGCCGCGGTCCGCGCACACATCGATTGTGCCGGGCACCATCTTTTGGGGCGATAACCTCACCGCGCTAGCCCAGCTTATCGCCGCAGGCCAAGCGGGGACGGTGGATTGTATCTACATTGACCCGCCCTTTAATTCGGGGGCAAACTATCAGGCGACAGTGACGGTGCGCGCCGCCGGAAAAACGGTGCGCATTGCGCGCCCAGCCTATAGCGATACCTGGAGCGATGGCAGCGCCGGATTCATGGCGATGCTGGCCCCGCGGCTAATACTCATGCATAAGCTCCTTGCTCCCACGGGCACATTATTGCTCCACACAGATTGGCACGTGGGCCATTACGTGCGGGTGCTATTGGATGAGGTCTTCGGCCGCAACAACTTTATCAATGAAATCATCTGGCGTTATGGCAAGATGAGTTTGACCACGCACCGCTTCCCCCAAAATCACGACACTATCTTCGCCTACGGCCGCAGCGCGAACGCCTACTTCCAGCCCCAGGCCGGGGCAGATTCTGAGTATCGCAACCGCTATGCGGGCTGGCTGCGTGATGAACGCTTGTACTGGGCGGACGCCAAGGATTCCCAGGACAAGTTGATTGCCCGGCGCGCCCGCAAGCTTGAGCGCGAACTCGGCCGGCCCTTGATTGACGAGGATGTCTTATTTGATTTCCGCCAAGAGTTTAAACTGCAAGATGATGTCTTTTATGACATTTCAATTATCAAAGGCAATGCCGCCGAGAAGCTGGGCTATGACACCCAAAAGCCCGAGCGTCTACTAGAACGCCTGCTAGAGGCCACCTGCCCGCCCGGTGGATTAGTCGCGGACTTCTTTGGCGGGTCTGGAACCACCGCTGCAGTAGCCCAGCGCACTGGCAGGCGCTGGATCACTGGGGATTCCGGACACAGCGCCGTGGCACTCATGCGCCAGCGCTTAGGCGTGGACGCAACGCAAGTGGTGGAATTAGACACCCCCGCCACCCTGCCCACCGGGGTATTGCACGCCCGCGCCAGCGTGGATGCAGATGGAAATGTGCAGGTAGAACTCCAGTCTTATGTGCTTGACCCCGCTGCGCTGGGCCTCGATGCTACCAACGCGCGCCGCCTAGAAAAAGTCCTGGCAACCGACCCCCTGGCGCTGATTAGCAGCTACAGCGTGCAACCGGTGGCTGCAACGCAACCAGGCAGCAGGCAGGTACGGGTGAGCGCGGTGGACGTCTTTGGGGTGCGCAGCAACACCCTGGTAGACGTTCCCGCCAAGGACTAA
- a CDS encoding YhgE/Pip domain-containing protein, with translation MTAPQATGREPEQATGQATSQLGWHRVLDWRPGSPWARAAIVLLLVAPIAIAGTMMWAMWDPSKYLRNIELAVVNHDAGVKKRGEYTNYGDQVVEGLLKTDYLNFAEVSEQEAADGLTRGKYMLVVTIPEVFSQQATSLTSDNPVRPEINFAANDYYGTNASFITASLVPQVQTKVENAITKKYADQILAGMGRMSDGLTAAADGAGRLDEGVAKLQEGGGRAVEGIGKLDDGATQLADGATTLAAGTSRLGGGIGELSAGAGKLRDGAHELANGTDRLAAGTGQLADGAGQINAGVAELTGKLIPLLEQAQAIAPQLAQAENTLRAAGLHAQANQVADLRAKLDPASGTNMVSQLGRLRDGTAQLHYNLSDPSAPYLSGVLALQNGAHRLAEGTDTLGAGIGRLADGATQLDAGAHKLADGAGALSRGTGQLRAGGAELAGGIGKLKEGSGELSTKLAEGANKAPHIPHPDKSAEQMAVPINFTSTNLHPVQTVVSETDPTAKQITGGVSMLAVMVFGFLLMLLVALLLPYYFGRIPPRSALSVASAWLTKTAVNAALLLALAGISAAAGWSPHKWGLVIVALLATAAAATAVYQLFHVMFGRLAGGAFALGFYALGVMVFGGVWPILAVPAFLRAFHFVHPMTYAKDAFVVATDGLAGGFGAAAFWGPVGALVAFTIIALGISVAALRVRGRAAASVQ, from the coding sequence ATGACTGCACCCCAGGCAACCGGCCGGGAACCCGAGCAGGCAACCGGGCAAGCAACCAGCCAGCTAGGCTGGCACCGCGTGCTGGATTGGCGCCCGGGCTCCCCGTGGGCGCGCGCGGCAATTGTCCTGCTACTGGTGGCCCCCATCGCCATTGCGGGGACCATGATGTGGGCCATGTGGGACCCCTCAAAGTACCTGCGTAATATCGAGCTCGCCGTGGTCAACCATGACGCCGGGGTAAAAAAGCGCGGCGAGTATACCAATTATGGCGATCAGGTGGTCGAGGGCCTGCTCAAGACTGATTATCTCAATTTTGCAGAAGTCAGCGAGCAAGAAGCCGCCGATGGCCTCACTCGCGGCAAGTACATGCTGGTGGTGACCATTCCGGAGGTCTTTTCCCAGCAGGCCACCAGTTTGACCAGCGATAATCCGGTGCGCCCAGAGATTAATTTTGCCGCCAATGATTACTACGGCACCAATGCGTCTTTTATTACCGCTTCCCTGGTGCCGCAGGTGCAAACGAAGGTCGAAAACGCCATCACCAAGAAGTATGCAGACCAAATCCTCGCTGGCATGGGCCGGATGAGTGACGGCTTAACCGCTGCTGCCGATGGTGCCGGGCGCCTTGATGAAGGCGTGGCCAAGCTGCAAGAAGGCGGGGGCCGGGCGGTGGAGGGCATCGGCAAGCTCGATGATGGTGCCACCCAGCTTGCCGATGGCGCCACCACCCTGGCCGCAGGCACCTCCCGGCTGGGCGGTGGCATAGGCGAACTGAGCGCCGGGGCGGGTAAACTGCGCGACGGGGCCCATGAGCTGGCCAATGGTACAGACCGCCTGGCTGCAGGCACGGGCCAGCTGGCCGATGGCGCCGGGCAAATCAACGCCGGCGTAGCTGAACTAACCGGCAAGCTCATTCCCCTGCTGGAACAAGCCCAGGCCATTGCCCCGCAGCTAGCCCAGGCGGAAAACACCCTGCGCGCTGCTGGCCTACACGCCCAGGCCAACCAGGTCGCGGACCTGCGCGCCAAGCTGGACCCGGCCAGTGGCACCAATATGGTCTCCCAGCTGGGCAGACTGCGCGATGGCACCGCCCAGCTGCACTACAATCTTTCTGACCCCTCTGCGCCCTATCTTTCTGGCGTGCTGGCCCTGCAAAATGGTGCCCACCGCCTGGCAGAAGGCACCGACACCTTGGGGGCTGGCATTGGCCGGCTTGCCGATGGCGCCACCCAGCTCGACGCCGGTGCCCATAAGCTTGCCGATGGCGCCGGGGCCCTGTCCCGAGGCACCGGACAGCTGCGGGCAGGGGGCGCGGAGCTGGCAGGGGGCATCGGCAAGCTCAAGGAAGGCAGCGGTGAGCTATCGACCAAACTGGCCGAGGGCGCGAACAAAGCCCCGCACATTCCGCACCCAGATAAGTCCGCGGAGCAAATGGCGGTGCCAATTAACTTCACCTCCACCAACCTCCACCCGGTCCAAACCGTGGTCAGTGAGACCGACCCCACCGCTAAGCAAATTACCGGCGGTGTATCCATGCTGGCAGTGATGGTATTCGGCTTCTTGTTGATGCTGCTCGTCGCCCTGCTGCTGCCCTACTACTTTGGCCGGATCCCCCCGCGCTCGGCGCTGAGTGTGGCCAGTGCCTGGCTAACCAAGACAGCCGTCAACGCCGCATTGCTGCTGGCCCTGGCCGGGATCTCTGCAGCCGCGGGCTGGTCGCCGCACAAGTGGGGCCTAGTGATAGTTGCCCTGCTGGCCACGGCCGCTGCCGCTACTGCGGTCTACCAGCTCTTCCACGTGATGTTTGGCAGGCTAGCCGGTGGGGCCTTTGCCCTGGGCTTTTATGCGCTGGGGGTGATGGTCTTTGGTGGCGTGTGGCCCATCCTGGCCGTGCCGGCCTTCCTGCGCGCCTTCCACTTTGTCCACCCCATGACGTATGCCAAGGATGCGTTTGTGGTGGCCACCGATGGTCTAGCCGGTGGCTTTGGTGCGGCCGCATTCTGGGGGCCCGTCGGCGCCCTGGTGGCCTTTACCATCATTGCCCTGGGTATTTCTGTGGCCGCACTGCGGGTGCGCGGGCGCGCGGCAGCTTCGGTACAGTAG